In one Molothrus aeneus isolate 106 chromosome 8, BPBGC_Maene_1.0, whole genome shotgun sequence genomic region, the following are encoded:
- the LOC136559358 gene encoding protein NDNF-like isoform X1 yields MLRQAGSDAVLKMSWLWLYLPLHLLMATCLCHSIKAPTTSSQQSFKSNLFNFYHSLLLADGKETTIHLLKDIPKRYYFVLEEGRALAPFSITVTPCDVPIEWSILVYKPPPGKAAPGDHDTQEVSKSHKASSMVSTLFNYKGNSVETYMGMSSHSALYLLEFLSTERDTHITVYLTTDTTSGHLYPELPGDPRIDVIGIGHTTVTLAWKHSPSVLQHSEGIQYCLLVNEKHNYKSLCAAETAIRSSGMKLPPTVALSLSPYLLEPQQVMILSNSELSIINKVSSGEVRQVCMGTKNTYTVPNLSPSTQYYFDVFIVNLLTNASAAYTGTFARTLEEPEPKVTELKDGKVIHVVLDGKKQKFYSLQYQARHKKIHFTFQLCRGQIRVHITRNGKTVASENLSGLRYFSLKGKLLDTYSVQLRSTEESNSSVKVLASPHFHKPLFPLLPESLKIKSFSKLRTCRSVTIAWLGTQEESKYCVYRKRIEEDQIWRELQSADRCSGPESRHKSEKVLCKYFYDLNLQRAVTTETIKGLEAGTLYLFDVYLFGPSGIPVRYHSKVVKTRKKC; encoded by the exons ATGCTGAGACAGGCTGGAAGTGATGCAG TACTGAAGATGTCCTGGCTCTGGCTTTATCTTCCCCTCCATCTTCTCATGGCGACTTGTTTGTGCCATTCTATAAAAGCACCCACCACCAGCTCCCAACAGAGCTTCAAGAGCAACCTCTTCAATTTCTACCACTCCCTGTTACTTGCAGATGGTAAGGAAACCACAATCCACCTGCTGAAGGATATACCCAAAAG GTACTACTTTGTTTTGGAAGAGGGCAGGGCCCTTGCCCCTTTCTCGATAACAGTGACTCCCTGTGATGTTCCCATTGAGTGGAGCATACTTGTGTACAAGCCTccaccaggaaaagcagcaccag GTGACCATGATACACAAGAGGTCTCCAAATCTCACAAGGCTTCAAGCATGGTGTCCACTCTCTTCAACTACAAGGGAAATTCTGTAGAGACCTACATGGGAATGTCTTCCCATTCTGCCCTGTACCTGCTGGAGTTCCTGTCCACAGAGAGGGACACACACATCACCGTGTACCTGACAACTGACACCACGTCTGGGCACCTGTacccagagctcccaggggaTCCACGCATCGATGTCATTGGCATCGGCCACACAACGGTGACCCTGGCCTGGAAACACAGCCcttctgtcctgcagcacagcGAGGGCATCCAGTACTGCCTCCTGGTTAATGAAAAGCACAACTACAAGAGCTTGTGTGCTGCTGAGACAGCCATCAGATCCTCTGGAATGAAGCTGCCACCCACAGtagctctgtccctctctccatACCTTCTGGAGCCACAGCAGGTGATGATACTGTCCAACAGTGAACTGAGCATCATCAACAAAGTGAGCAGTGGGGAAGTCAGGCAGGTGTGCATGGGCACCAAGAACACCTACACAGTGCCCaacctcagccccagcactcaGTATTACTTTGATGTTTTTATTGTCAACCTCCTCACAAACGCCAGCGCCGCGTACACCGGGACATTCGCCCGGACCCTGGAAGAACCTGAGCCCAAGGTGACAGAGCTGAAAGATGGCAAAGTGATTCATGTGGTCCTGGatgggaaaaagcagaaattctaCAGTCTGCAGTACCAGGCAAGGCACAAGAAAATCCACTTCACCTTTCAGTTGTGTCGGGGCCAAATACGGGTTCACATAACAAGGAACGGCAAAACAGTGGCATCAGAAAACCTCTCTGGGCTGAGGTATTTCTCCCTGAAGGGAAAGCTGCTGGACACCTATTCAGTGCAGCTGAGGTCCACAGAGGAATCTAACTCTTCTGTGAAGGTACTGGCATCCCCCCATTTCCACAAGCCCTTATTCCCACTTCTTCCAGAGAGCTTAAAGATCAAATCCTTCAGTAAACTGAGAACATGCAGGTCTGTGACCATTGCCTGGCTGGGAACACAAGAGGAGAGCAAGTACTGTGTGTACAGGAAAAGGATTGAGGAGGATCAGATctggagggagctgcagagtgCAGACAGGTGCTCTGGGCCTGAATCTCGGCACAAATCAGAGAAAGTACTGTGCAAGTACTTCTATGACCTAAACCTCCAGCGAGCCGTCACCACAGAGACCATCAaagggctggaggcagggacACTCTACTTGTTTGATGTTTATCTCTTTGGGCCATCTGGCATCCCTGTCAGATATCACAGCAAAGTTGTGAAGaccaggaaaaaatgttga
- the LOC136559358 gene encoding protein NDNF-like isoform X2, with product MSWLWLYLPLHLLMATCLCHSIKAPTTSSQQSFKSNLFNFYHSLLLADGKETTIHLLKDIPKRYYFVLEEGRALAPFSITVTPCDVPIEWSILVYKPPPGKAAPGDHDTQEVSKSHKASSMVSTLFNYKGNSVETYMGMSSHSALYLLEFLSTERDTHITVYLTTDTTSGHLYPELPGDPRIDVIGIGHTTVTLAWKHSPSVLQHSEGIQYCLLVNEKHNYKSLCAAETAIRSSGMKLPPTVALSLSPYLLEPQQVMILSNSELSIINKVSSGEVRQVCMGTKNTYTVPNLSPSTQYYFDVFIVNLLTNASAAYTGTFARTLEEPEPKVTELKDGKVIHVVLDGKKQKFYSLQYQARHKKIHFTFQLCRGQIRVHITRNGKTVASENLSGLRYFSLKGKLLDTYSVQLRSTEESNSSVKVLASPHFHKPLFPLLPESLKIKSFSKLRTCRSVTIAWLGTQEESKYCVYRKRIEEDQIWRELQSADRCSGPESRHKSEKVLCKYFYDLNLQRAVTTETIKGLEAGTLYLFDVYLFGPSGIPVRYHSKVVKTRKKC from the exons ATGTCCTGGCTCTGGCTTTATCTTCCCCTCCATCTTCTCATGGCGACTTGTTTGTGCCATTCTATAAAAGCACCCACCACCAGCTCCCAACAGAGCTTCAAGAGCAACCTCTTCAATTTCTACCACTCCCTGTTACTTGCAGATGGTAAGGAAACCACAATCCACCTGCTGAAGGATATACCCAAAAG GTACTACTTTGTTTTGGAAGAGGGCAGGGCCCTTGCCCCTTTCTCGATAACAGTGACTCCCTGTGATGTTCCCATTGAGTGGAGCATACTTGTGTACAAGCCTccaccaggaaaagcagcaccag GTGACCATGATACACAAGAGGTCTCCAAATCTCACAAGGCTTCAAGCATGGTGTCCACTCTCTTCAACTACAAGGGAAATTCTGTAGAGACCTACATGGGAATGTCTTCCCATTCTGCCCTGTACCTGCTGGAGTTCCTGTCCACAGAGAGGGACACACACATCACCGTGTACCTGACAACTGACACCACGTCTGGGCACCTGTacccagagctcccaggggaTCCACGCATCGATGTCATTGGCATCGGCCACACAACGGTGACCCTGGCCTGGAAACACAGCCcttctgtcctgcagcacagcGAGGGCATCCAGTACTGCCTCCTGGTTAATGAAAAGCACAACTACAAGAGCTTGTGTGCTGCTGAGACAGCCATCAGATCCTCTGGAATGAAGCTGCCACCCACAGtagctctgtccctctctccatACCTTCTGGAGCCACAGCAGGTGATGATACTGTCCAACAGTGAACTGAGCATCATCAACAAAGTGAGCAGTGGGGAAGTCAGGCAGGTGTGCATGGGCACCAAGAACACCTACACAGTGCCCaacctcagccccagcactcaGTATTACTTTGATGTTTTTATTGTCAACCTCCTCACAAACGCCAGCGCCGCGTACACCGGGACATTCGCCCGGACCCTGGAAGAACCTGAGCCCAAGGTGACAGAGCTGAAAGATGGCAAAGTGATTCATGTGGTCCTGGatgggaaaaagcagaaattctaCAGTCTGCAGTACCAGGCAAGGCACAAGAAAATCCACTTCACCTTTCAGTTGTGTCGGGGCCAAATACGGGTTCACATAACAAGGAACGGCAAAACAGTGGCATCAGAAAACCTCTCTGGGCTGAGGTATTTCTCCCTGAAGGGAAAGCTGCTGGACACCTATTCAGTGCAGCTGAGGTCCACAGAGGAATCTAACTCTTCTGTGAAGGTACTGGCATCCCCCCATTTCCACAAGCCCTTATTCCCACTTCTTCCAGAGAGCTTAAAGATCAAATCCTTCAGTAAACTGAGAACATGCAGGTCTGTGACCATTGCCTGGCTGGGAACACAAGAGGAGAGCAAGTACTGTGTGTACAGGAAAAGGATTGAGGAGGATCAGATctggagggagctgcagagtgCAGACAGGTGCTCTGGGCCTGAATCTCGGCACAAATCAGAGAAAGTACTGTGCAAGTACTTCTATGACCTAAACCTCCAGCGAGCCGTCACCACAGAGACCATCAaagggctggaggcagggacACTCTACTTGTTTGATGTTTATCTCTTTGGGCCATCTGGCATCCCTGTCAGATATCACAGCAAAGTTGTGAAGaccaggaaaaaatgttga